In Tissierellales bacterium, the DNA window GGACTTTCCAAGTGCATGAGCTAATGCCTTAGCTGTAGCCACTCCTATTCTAAGCCCTGTAAAAGATCCTGGTCCAGTTACAACTGCAAAATAATCTACACTCTCAATCTCTAGTTCTGATTCTCTCATCATCTCTTCTATCATTGGCATAAGTGTCTGTGAATGAGTCATTTTGCTATTTGATACCCTCTCATTTACAAGTCTTCCTTCTTCCCAAAGTGCACATGTTGCCACAACACTTGATGTATCTATCGCTAACACTAACATTTTTATAACTTCCCTTCTATACTTTCTATCAACTTTTCGTAATTTTGTCCTTTTGCTTCAAGTTCAATTGATCGCTCGTCCATATCGCCGGTTCTCAAAAGACGAATCTCCAAACGGTCATTTGGAAGTGCATCTTCCACTAAATTTGACCACTCTATGATACAAACTCCATCGCTATCTATATAGTCTTCATATCCTATGTCATATAGTTCATCACAATCTCCCAATCTATAAACATCGAAATGATATAGCGAGATTTCTCCATCATATTCATTTATTATAGTAAATGTAGGACTTGTTATATAATCAACTATTCCCATTCCCTCTGCTATACTCTTGGTCAATGTAGTTTTTCCTGCCCCTAAATCTCCACTAAAGCAAAGCACCTCACCGCCAGACAAACTTTCACCTATAGCTTTCCCAAGTTTAGCTGTATCCTCTGGGCTAAAACTCTTATATTCAAACATATTTTCATCCTTTCAATATTAACAATTCAATTCGCACACTTTCATCCCCATATTATATAATAACGGTGAAAAAAAATAAATAGCTAGTGAAATTTTGCAAAAGAAAAAGGGATGCATCGCATCCCTAATATATAATCTACTTGTGAAGTATTCCAGATAATCTCTTATAGAGTAACATAGTACAAATAGAAACCACTATACCCTTTAATAGATTAAATGGAACTATTGCAAATAATATAAATGTCTTGAAATCACTTACTAAACTATTGACCTCTGCTCCCATAGATACATACATTTCTATATTAGCTCCAAATAATTTAGCATAAAACGGAATTAAGAACACATAATTAGCTACTGATGCCACTATCGTCATAACCAAAACTCCAACTACAAGTCCTTTAACCGCTGACTTAAATGATTTATTCCTGTGATATATAAATGCAGCAGGATAAACTAACGCAACTCCTATA includes these proteins:
- a CDS encoding ECF transporter S component — its product is MERIEKKKIWTTGWMVKVSVLSVIAFLIMFLEAPLWFTPPFLKVDLSDLPALIGAFALGPIAGVMIELVKNILHMVLKGTSTAGVGELANFIIGVALVYPAAFIYHRNKSFKSAVKGLVVGVLVMTIVASVANYVFLIPFYAKLFGANIEMYVSMGAEVNSLVSDFKTFILFAIVPFNLLKGIVVSICTMLLYKRLSGILHK
- the tsaE gene encoding tRNA (adenosine(37)-N6)-threonylcarbamoyltransferase complex ATPase subunit type 1 TsaE, translating into MFEYKSFSPEDTAKLGKAIGESLSGGEVLCFSGDLGAGKTTLTKSIAEGMGIVDYITSPTFTIINEYDGEISLYHFDVYRLGDCDELYDIGYEDYIDSDGVCIIEWSNLVEDALPNDRLEIRLLRTGDMDERSIELEAKGQNYEKLIESIEGKL